The sequence TTATGGCAGCTAGAAACTGGGATGCCCATgaaggttgccagataaaatataggacacTCGATAAAATTTGAACTTTAGACAAACAATGGATAATTTTTTAGTTGTCTCAAATATTGCATGGAATATACTTACACAAAAAAATTATCCATtgttatctaaaattcaaatttaactgtgcATCCTCTACTTTTGCTTCCTAAATTTGACAATCCTAATGCTCTTGCTTCTTGCAGGACACCTAATAAACCCAACCCTGGGTAGGCATATTGCAAGTGGAAGGGTGAAAAATGTTTGGTCTTATAAATCTGAAGTCTCAGCATTCAGATTTATATCAATGTCCAAATTTCAAATAACTACTTATGATAAATTTAGAGGCTTAGTCTTATTTTGATGATCAGATACAaggctgaaatttttaaaagcctagGATATAATGTGAGAAAAAAAGGCCATTTCATTTACTCCTTCACTAAAGGTTTTAGAAATCTCACATTCCTGGGTAGTTTCTCAGGTACTATGCACAAGTTCCCTACCTCTGTTCCAGGGAAGGAATAGGACTATGGCCTTCAACCCGGAAGATGATCTGTTCTGCTGTCCAAAAGGTGTGTGCTCTGAGTGGGTTCCCCCAGAAGTGGGAATGAATTTGACAGATCACTAAATGACCATTTTTAGAACCAGTTACTGTTCTTGTGAATTTACAGCTTCTCTTCACTAAAATTCCAAGTAATTTTAGTTCTTGATGCTTCTATGTTACAGCAGAGCAACAACTTTTAAATGCCAGTCAATGATGGAGTTTTTATTGGTCTATATGAACTAAGATAAGGACCAGATGTAGTAAGTTTTTCATAAAGGTAAATGTTTCCAATTTAAGGACTAGCCCTGATGTCCTTTGTATCTTTTAGTATGAAAGTAAACTTTCTTTTGTGAAACTGGTGATGCTGGAtatgaagatttctttttaacatcttacaTAGAAAACTGGTTGGCAAACTTGTCTcccaaattcttttaaaaattgtatttgtctCTAAATCTAGAAGTATGGGAATCATGCAGCATGCCTTTTATGTCTGTTTTGGAAATACCACTTCCTGTCTAACAATATTAAACAATTTTACCTCTGATCCATGTGTCTCCTTTTGGGGCTGTGtaaagagaactggactcaaagAAATATTCTAGGTTGAAGACACGTTGGTGGAAAAAGAACATTTCTATTCTCTTATAAAGTTCAGAAAACATGTTTTAGGTTTTTTCTTTCCTACAAGAAGATCTGAATTATGTGCCCTGATCTCTGGCACAGTGTCACTCAATACATTTTGAACACTGTTGTTTTGGTAAAGCCAGCAGTAACATAtgcattctataaatgtcaaacaTAAAATGCGACACATTCAGCATTCTATAAACCAGGCAAACAACTCGGCATTCCAGACGTCTGAAATGTCTATAATATAGCTCAGCTCCTTCCCACTTGGAACAATgaaattactaattttttttttttgcaattctaATGGCCAACGTGGATTAGGAAagtttaagaatattttcttacttctttcATAAGAAAGGGCTTTCGATAAATATCCTAGAAGAAATCATGTAATATTATGAATAGgcatataataattttttaataggaTATTCAGACATGTACTGGCACTTTGCAAAAATCCCATCTGattgagtattttaaaattcattttaatcccCACACCATTCCTTGAAGGTATACGTTGCTATACATGATACAGAGAGGCTGAGTGTAAGTTAAGCAGCTTAGAGAAGGTTACAGAGCTAATGAGTGATGCCATCAGAAACAGGGGTAAGTGATTCTAGTCTGTGCTCTTTTCACTTTATCAAGTTGTGCAATTATGTGTTCTGGTTGATTCTGAAAGTAGAAATGGCTCTTGTCTACTGCAGATTGTTTAACCATGGGGAAGACAAAATATGTTCATTATCCTTGTCAGGCCAATAAATGATACCTCAGAAGTCCCCTTTATGTAGCTTTGGTTTGGTTCAAGATTTTGGTGGAGAGATATGATTCACAAAGCATTTAATGCACAAAGTCACTCTGGCTCAAGATGACTAACCATAACCCACCAGCTGTTTCACAGCATGCATTTCTGTGTGGCTTACAGCCAATGagcaatgaaaaagagaaaatcacatcTGTGACCCAATTTTTCTTTAGTTACTAGTCATTTATATCATGCATAGAACTGGATGGGACCTAAGGAACTAGTCCTTGGTTACTCCAATTTTCTTACTGAAAATAAAAGCATCTGCTTTTAATTCACCTTTTGGGAATAAGATGAAGTATTGAATAGAACGACTATCAGAAAATATGAGAAAGCACACAAAATGCCCAACATAACGATTGGTAATGTCATCctaaattttaaacatacatacataaaagatTCAGATCAAGAAACACCTCATAGCTTCTGCTAGAATGTCTTGCTCCTAAGAGCGCTCAGCCAATGTCAGATGGTTGTTAGTACTTTGTGTAGCACAGTATATATCAAACTTGTGTTTGACGTAGTAGTTACACTGGTGGGATTCCAATAACCAAagcaaaaaaatcccccaaactgGGCTTTTCCAATTGTATAGTTTAAATATTTGtaccattatttttattgatgcATAATTTTTGGTTTCTATTCTTAATTTCTTACTGTCTCCAAGAAGTTTCTATAAAGCAagtcttaaataaaatatcatgCTGTCTAGGAAAGGATGGTATGGGCTGCTATGAAGAGGACGGAGTGATGGGAGAGTGGTGGGTAAGTCTGCATGTGTATACAATTAATATCATTAACAGACATCTAGAGAGAACTttcaaacagaatttttaatttgagCCTCATAAATATCTTGTTCAATTGGAGTTATCTCCTCTTCTGCTTGACTGAATCAATACAAGGAAAAGAAGACCTGTGCTTATTGAGGCAACTTGGAAGTCCTGGTCCCCACTGAATGGATGGGGAAAGTGAGAGGCCTTGACCCAGGTACTAGCTCCAGCCCTTATTTAGCTGTGGGACCTCAGGCAAGTTCTCAGAAACCACTTTCCTTGTTTGTATTCATGGTACGGGATAACTGAAGTTTGCTACTTTGTTATTTCCTCAAGGGTAACAAAAACTCACTGGAGGAACTATGACATAGATTCCTCTAGATCTAAAGAACTATGAGAAACACTTCCTGACCCTCTCATAACAGTGCATCAGCTAAGCAGCCCGGCCTGCTCCCCATCTACATGTCATCAAGAAGCAACAATACGGTGGTTTTAATACGATTTAacttggtatgtgaattataatcACCAGCGTATGTCTGCACGCATCCCCGAGTATGCTGAAGTTTGAGGGGTAGGGGCAAAATTACACATGAATTTATTCTTGAGAAATAAGCAACTCTTTGTGATATGACTGTGGTCGGAGCACGTGTAAGAGAGTGAAGTTCACATCCCACAAAGCCATTATTCAATGACAGAAAACATTAAAACGCGAGGaagaactgtaaaaaaaattatggcaAATGTTATAGATTCTACTAGAGCAGTATATTAATACATTTGGATTGAAAACCATattgatcacttttttttttttttttttgtaagagcCCTGTTAGGCTGCATACATGTGCTCTTTGTGTCACCTATCTGTTACCTCACCTTACACATGCCCATGCCTGGGGCACTCACAAGGTGAAATATTCGCACACCTTGCCCAGGGATATGCCCCTGCATTGTTTGGGAGAAAAGTACAATACAAAGTCACAGTCTGAATCCTGAGATTCTGTACCACCCCAGGGGAATCCGAAGTAAAGCAATCTGGTTCTTCTTCAGCATACCAATCAGCAGGGGCAAATGAGGGCCAGCCTGCTATGAAGCAGACATCAGAGAGACATCTGTGTCCCTGTAATTCTAAAAGAGCTCAGAAGTCTGGGCTTTATATCATCATCTGAAGGTCTGCACATAGACAGACAATGCTTAAGAAATACCCtttgatgatgataaaaatacaTGGCACTGCAAAATAGCCTGTTTTGTGGAAAAACAATCTGCCACGTTCCAAATTCTGAATATAGATAACGTTGAAATGAAACTGTCTAGATTAACTGTTGCAATAAGAGAGAACTCATTTCATCCTGCCCTTGTATGTCTGTCAACTGTTAACCATCCCTTAAAATGCAGCTCAGCCATCACCTTGGTGTATCATATTGTTTCATATCTGTTTACATCTGATGTCCCTCCAGGAACATAAGTAAAGTTGGCAAAGGTGCCTACTTGGTTGTTGGATGTTGGCAGGTATCTCAGTACCTGTCAGACAGATGGTGCTGAGTAAATGCTTATGGAACCAACTGGGTTCAAACAATCTAGGTGGGGCCCCCCCTAAAGGATGACCCACATAGAACAGATGAAAGAGTGAGAGGTAATTGAATGAGGTAGCCAAGGGTGTTTGGACTCAGAATTCAAGAAAAATGCTAGGACATGCTTCAGGTTAAACAGAACCTTGCCTTGAggaataaattactttttttccctgcaaATAATTTACCGCacttactaaaaaagaaaataggtttCAAAGCATTTATTCTGTGGTTCTAACACAGAAGTTGCCAACACCATTAAAGATTTCCTTAGTTCACAGAATTAGGCATAAAAATAATAGGCCGACAGTAATCACTACAGAAGGTCAGTGTAAATAAAATAGCAATGGGGAACTATGAGGGATTTGCTCACATTTTGTTAAGAAGcatgaagaaagcaaaacaaagtccCCCTTGGGACCTTGACTTAATATGACAGGTCCATTATAAGTAAACTGATGCTACCACTTGGGGCAGACCATGTTTCTCTTGAAATAAATTAGTTGAAAGCAAGTCTCTCTTCTAGAGTCTGAAGTTCTACATGTGTGATTAACTCCTTCAAGGCATCTTTGTAGTACAAATGTGTTATCACACATATAACAGTATATCATTTATATCATCATCTCTGCTTACTATAGACAGAAAAAAACTACCATCttagaaaaagtaaatatgaCCTATATGAACCCAAGACTTCACCTTCAGGGCCCTGTCGCTCCTGATGCTCTGTGATATTCCAGCAGCCAGACTGCTCCACACCTCTGCCTTCCTTCTCTGCAGGTTACTTGGTAGCTTAGGGACCCAGCAACTGAATGAATGGCTTTCTATTTCTAAAGGTGACTGACCTCGAATGAACTACGAGAGAGGTAGGGTGGAGGTCAGGAATGACCGAGGCTTGAGGACAAAGTCCTCCAACAATCCAGAGAAGAGAAGATGGCTGAAGAGATGCTGACTAAGGCAGAAGAAACCAACGCTTTCAGCTTCACACCTGCTTAGAGCGTCCCGCTCTCTTTCAATTTATGGGGGTCTTCACAACTGTAGACTTTGGCCATGTCTCCTGGATCCTGTAACCAGCACCAGAAGATCAAAGCTCCCCAGTCTATCCTCTGGAGATAAGGAAATATCATGTTTGGAGGAGAGAATTTCAAGCAATCCGAAGAATTTATTTCTGTGTAACTGACTTTCCCCAAGAAGAAAAACCTGGCCATATGGAATAGGTGGGGCGCCACCTAGATGCTTAAATGATAATCCTATTTGAACTGGTATTAAAGAAACTGTGGTTCAGTGGGAATCAAGCAGATTTGTCCTTCAAAAGTCCTTCAAAATtactgggcttcagttttcccaATGACGGGGGTTAGATCAGAAACAAAATATCTAAGAGGTCTGGTGAGTGGCCAGGGCTCCAGCATCTTCCCCATTGACTAAAATAGCCTCACTTTCATCTCTTTAATATATTGAAATTCTtatgaacaaaaacaaagaaaaaacaaaaagcaaaatgatTTTAAAGGTCCCGGATGATTTCATCATATTATCTTAAtcatatacctcaataaaagtaGGAAAAGAGTTAAAACTGCTCATAATCTCTGGCCCTCTCCTCTtagctcccttttttttttttttttttaaatttacttatttatttatttatttatttatggctgtgttgggtcttcgtttctgtgcgagggctttctctagttgtggcaagcgggggccactcttcatcgcggtgcgcgggcctctcactattgcggcctctcttgttgcggagcacaggctccagacacgcaggctcagtacttgtggctcatggacctagctgctctgcagcatgtgggatcttcccagaccagggcttgaacccgtgtcccctgcattagcaggcagattctcaaccactgcgccaccagggaagcccctcccttttTTAATATCTAGGAATGTGCTGGCTAAAATATATCCCAAAATtcctgcacaactccagggggcaccATTCATACCAAAGACAGTATCAATGGTGTTCCCTGGAGTGTGCCACTCAGTGACCCCAAGGACTATGGTTTAGAGTGGTGAGGGCCTGTGTTTCAATCTCAGCCCTGCCACTTGAGGACAAAGGCTATACGATCCTTGGCAAGCTGTTTAATTACCTCTCTGATCCTATTTCCTTctcagtaaaatggagatgataaattGTATTTCCAAAGGCTGCTGTAAAAACTAAAGGAGATAACATATGTACAGAACCTGATGGAGGACAGCACACCAACCGCAGCATCAGTTCTCTAAAACTACAAAATCTATCACATTTCACAGCATGGAAAACAATTGTGTCTAGCACTTATGGCCCATACCGTAAGGACAAACCAAAAGATTTTGTGAAATTTGGAACAAATCTCATTTGCTGAAGATGGGGTAGGTACCCTAAAAGTTAAAGGGGTCAGAATGTAGTGACCCGAAAACTACgcaatttttttaagtctctgaATTGTGATAACTGGCAGAAAGGAAGACTAATCAGCATGCTAATTAATTAGGGTGTGTTGGTACAACTGTTATCAAGGATAGGCAACTGTTTAAATAAGACAGGCTGTACTCATTAAGGATGTATGTGGTGCCAACAAATTACAATGTGTCTAATTCAAACTTTTTTGCCTTCCCTGGGAATCTAGAACTGGGCGATATTTAACAGCACTAAATCTTTTATTTGATTCTTAAATTAAGAAGTGACTAACCTACACAATAAAGCTATAACTTATGAATTACAGATTCTCAAACGACAGACCTGACAGATTGTAGATATCATCTAGTCTAACCCCTATATGTTACACCagggaaaactgaggtttaagGAAGATGAGAGACACATCTAAGGTCACAGAAGGCAGAGCCAATTCTGGCACTTGGtctcattaatttattctttttcttactaCAGGAAATCAATCTTTAGTTTTACGCACTATACATACCAACAATTTAACAATGGATATATAGACTCTTGTCTCAACTCAGCATAATTTGGGGTTCATAGGGCAGTGGAAGACATCAAAAGACTGGGCCAATGACAGAAGCAGCTGGGTGGGAATGTGTGGAAAGGTCTGAGGATATTCGAGAGGGTAATGCATATGGAAAGGCTGTTAGGGACCTGCCAGTCTGGGGTTTGGGTAGTGGCAATTAGGGTCTATTAAGGGACCAAACATAGAATGATTCTCCACATCGAGGACGTAACAAAGTGACTAGCTCATGGTAGGTACTTAGTACTTACTTGTTGTGTGGTTGGATGATGAGCTAagagtgaatgaaggaatgaaaggGCCTGttctgagagaagaaaggagagcttcAGAGACAACAGAGAAGAGGGCTACCTAGCGCCGTCCCTTAGGGGAGAGTTCCCAGAGCTCTCCCTAACCTTTGCAGGAAGGGGGCGGCTTGTTTCCCTCATGGGGACGGTGGAGTGAGTCTGTGCCCCCTTGCTTCCGCCTCATATTTCCACTCTGAGGAAGTGCAGTCGTCCCCATGGAACTGCCTCTGCTTCTGATGCCCTCTGCTCCCAGGATGGAAGCTGGAGGACTGGAGTGCTCTAGAGAAAGCCTGTCTCCAAGGGCAACAGAAATTTCAAATCCACACGTCACACTCTTTTTTAGAGGAGACTCTGCTTAGGGGCCAGCCAGGCAAGCTACTGACCGTACTGATACCGACGGGGAAAATGTTTCATAGCAGGAACTTAAGATCAAGAAGCAAATGTGATTCTAGGATACTAGAGAAGATCCTAAGGAAGAATGAGGGAAAGCTGGGGTTGCTTGGCCAATTTTCCATTCCCTGAAAACGTGACCATCTGTGGTCCTCAGCCTGGGTGCTTTAACCTTTGGCCAAGTCTGTTAAGGCTGGACTTTCAAAGCAGGATTCATCCGAACAACATTGGTGGCACAGATGTGATAGAGTCTCATTATGTTTTCCAAACAGTAAGAGGTTAGTGTTtgatatttcctttcctttcaacgTCTATGtctaatatttttttcacttttgtacCATAGGATGTAGCCACTTTGAAGAAAATATGCACTCATCACCTCATATTTTTCTAGGACTAAACAGAGAAGTGGTAACACAAGAGTCTTTATCAGCGTCTAAGAGAGACCTTTCAAGGTTCATATGATGTGAGCAACTTCCTATTTAAGAGGCACACTAACACTTCAGTGGCAAATAATGAAGTAGTGACAGCGTTTTCTCCCACAATATCTACCAGACTAATGGCAAAATGAGAGTGTGCGTAGCAGCTGTTGGGACAGAACAATGGATTCTGCCTCATGTTCATATGATAGATACAGCCCAAGGGGAAGATGTCATGTCTCTATTGTGACCTTCACTTACATTTGGTTAAGACAAAGttggtacatttttaaaaagatgctttcAAAACCAGGAGAACAGGTCAGTGAAAAGACCAATAATATACACACTCTTCCTCAACTCCCATAGTGACTGGCAAGGCTTTATATTTTTAGCACAGTTTCAAGTCTCTAAAAAGAAATGCCACCTAAAAGAAATGTGCTAAGCACCCTCTAAGTGTTTCTCATTAACTTGCCAGTGCTGGTACTCGTTCCTTAAGGCTGGCTTATAGCACTCATCCTACTTCAGCTCTGTCTGCCATTCAAGGAATAAATGTGAGACTAGGTGCTATTTGAAAGAAAAGGACTATATCTGTAGGAACGGTCATatcaatatttgtaaaatatcttgAGAAATACTAGGAAAAAACAACCCAGAAGAGTGTTCCGCGAAGAAACCAAACGGAAAGGTTTTTCTAATAAAGGGACAGGTTTGTTCTCATAGTACAAATAATCTTAGCTAAGGAgttaattcctttaaaaagatCAGCTTTTGGATAAGAGTGAAAACATACCACTGTGTCTAGATTAGCATATAATGAACTCCCAGAAGGGTCCTCATGCGGTCCAGCTCTGAGCGTCttgattctttctttctggtCTTTAATTATGCTGCTGAACACCTAACTCTTAATGTAAAAGTGAGTCTAAGGAAACGGAACGAGGAAAGTCATACAAACGCCCACTCACCTCCCATGATTTTGGACTGGCAGTTAATAAACTCTGGCTTCCTGTCTGTGAGGTAGCGCTGGCAGGTGTGGTGGAGGATCTGGAAGAAGGTGCATTTTTCTGAGGCCGTGCTGGCTACCCACTGGTCAAAAGCATTTTCAAACAACAAATCAAATTCTGCAGAATCCTGGAAAAGACAGTGAAATAACAACTGATCTCAAGCTATAAAGACTGCTGCTTCCAGTTTACCACGTTAAGAGACTCATAAAGGCTAAAACACCTTTCAAAGACTTTTGTCCTAATCACAAGACTCATCTTTATTAGCACCTAGGTGCACAGAGAGTATACCTTTCTCTCTTTATCAGGCAGACCTCAAATCTCATGGTATTTTTAGATGTCCCCAGGAAGTAAGAGCACAGAAGTCTCTTTAGCTTAACTGCATATCAACTTGTGTCAGAATTCAGATTACACATTGCCTTCCCAATTACTCGAAAAAGGATTCCTTTAGGTTCTTGGCACTGAACAGTATTAATCTTGTCCCTAACCTTTGGTAGGAAAAGATTACCCCTTACTATTTTAGTATAtagttacattttacattttctttttcctcattattGATGTATTTTATGGTGAGTGTGTGAGCAAAGGGAATTTACTTGGAATACATAACTCTACCATGAAATGTTTCTCTTATTAAATCCAATGGAATCCTAATACATCATTTTTAAGGTGCAgttcatttatttgatttttggtaAATAATCCTCATCACTGGTGGCATTAGGAGATAAATGGAGCTTCGATGAACATGGTTTTTCATATTGATAATCACAGATGTGATTATCTGAACTCTGCTCTTTGCACTTGGCTAATAAACATATTACTGGAGTAGCACTTCTTCAGTATTCATCCCCTTAGGTGCCTCCATCAAACATGATGAAAAGATTTATAATTTCCCATAAGAAGGGCACAGGAATCAAAAAGTCTTAGCCACATAACTGAAATAGAGAAatagttttgttaaaaataactCAGACAACCATCACCCTGCCAAGGTCAATGAGAGAGTCACTGTGTGAAAAGAACACCTTCGCTCAGCACTGGACAGTTCACTCACCCGATTAGGATCGATGCCATTAACCTGGCGAAGCTGCTCAAGCATCCACTGTGATCTCCGCACGAACGACGTGGAGCCTTCAAACTGTTTGACCTTCGTAATGGATGCCTGTGTGGGTTTCTTGTTTGTCACTGCCAAGAAAAGACCACTCAGGTTAGTGGGGGTGCAGGGTGGTTTAGGTCCTCATTCAGTGGTGTGCCTAATACCTACATACGTATGTgcaataagagagagagaaaaactgatatatctttgtgtgtgtgtatatagagagataaatatacatatgtgtgcatatacatgtgtatgtgtatgagtacagaggggaggaagaggggggagggagggagggagggagggagagggagagataagtacagagagaaagaaagagaagcagagaaagaaaatgaaaatgaatgcatATGTGTGCCTTTAGTAAGAGGTGAactcaaaagaaatagaaattataatgtGCACCCTCAAGCAGTTACAGTATAATTTTAATTGTAAGGGCAGCTTCATTTATGCCGTCATCCACTCACATTGAACACGACAGGAATAATTAACACCAAGCTCCTCTAATGGAGGCTACAAATGCACAATGATGTCTAGCAGGGAAAGCAGCATATGGGGCTGACAGGCATCAGGTAGGGGTAGTTGGGAAAGGCTGCATTTTAAAGGAAGTGCAGGTTACCGGTTCCCCTAGGGAGCTGCAATGTGTATTTCTAATGTTATAGTCCAGTGTAAATATTCCAGGCTTCAGTGAGAAGATAAGAAGTAATacttcactcaaaaaaaaaaaacaaaaaacaactatttGGCTTTAAAATATAGTCAGTTTGTATCTACTTTGCATCTGATTATAACCCCTGCCCCTCTCCACATATGAATTCCTGAGGTCACCACAACTGTAGGGCCAGGACAGTTCCTCCTCCTGGCCTTAGTCAGTTCTCCTTTCCATGCTGAGGATGGACATTGTCACCTCTCGGACACAGGTCAAGTACCAGCCACCAGGAGAGAGTCACTCTGAATATTTCTCTGTCTGCTTACTTCATGACTTAGAGCCTCAAAGGAGGGGAGgtaattaagtattttaaaagggTTTTCCTAAAAGCTCCTCCTGAGCTCTGGCTTTAAGAATTCTAAGTTTAAATAGAAACGATGCTCTTAAAGGAACCAGGAAAAGTGGAAAGCATTCCTTGTAATGAATGCAATCCTAGTAAGACTGTGCATCAGTGCTACATTCTTTCTTAGTTTCAAATAAGCCCACAGATCCCACACTTGCAAATAACCATGCAAATGCTCAGCAGATGGCAAAAAGAATCCTTGCGGGCTGAAGGACAGAAAACACCTATTCCAGTCATGATTGGTGGTAAGACGGCTCTCCTTCACACATACCAGAGTTTTATCACAGCTTCAGTGTCTGGGGTCGTGAAAGCAGTGAccaagaagggaaagaaatgtgGGCACCCTGCCTTTAGGGTTGGTAAGAACCCTATGGTACAGGACTGGGCTGTTTTTAGGATCTCAGTACAATCTTCTCCCTTTGTTCCTAACCAGaatttagcaaacattttttaaaagtttcaaataaTGCTTAGGTTTACTGCCCATTATTCAGTTATATTTGGCTGGAAGCTTATGAACATTTCACACCAATTACATTTACTTTCATGGTTAAAAAGTCATCATCCCCTTAACACCCACGATCAAGGAAATGTTATAGTCTTCCATTCACAAATGGCCTGTCTAGCCTACAGCTCCATGTATAAGTCTGCTTAAGTCCCATTAGGAACAACCATTCCCTTCACTAAATTCACACAATATTACCAGTCTGCCCAGGGCTGTCTATCCacttaatttaattcatttattttatgtgtcTATATGACACAAAGGGAAGCTCTAATAGGTTTCTCTGATAGTCATGCCCTGCTCTGCTGTTTTAATGTCAAGAGAAACAACACACCTGGAATATATGTGGGTCCTAAAATGTGCTTAAAAGATTAAAGAATGCTTTTCAATAACAGGAAAACATGGGTTCCTGTATTAGACACACACCCCTAAACACACAAAGAGGATTTCCTCCTTTGTTTATGTAAATCACACGACATT comes from Balaenoptera ricei isolate mBalRic1 chromosome 2, mBalRic1.hap2, whole genome shotgun sequence and encodes:
- the STXBP6 gene encoding syntaxin-binding protein 6 isoform X2; translated protein: MLEQLRQVNGIDPNRDSAEFDLLFENAFDQWVASTASEKCTFFQILHHTCQRYLTDRKPEFINCQSKIMGGNSILHSAADSVTSAVQKASQALNERGERLGRAEEKTEDMKNSAQQFAETAHKLAMKHKC